A genomic segment from Halomonas sp. TA22 encodes:
- a CDS encoding thioredoxin family protein, with translation MNTHYASVEPAREEVDAMHGPTVIEFGTPWCGFCIDAQPKLDMALSAYPDVRHLKIEDGRGRRLGRSFRVKLWPTLIFMSNGEEVTRVVRPASAEAVRLALERIAD, from the coding sequence ATGAATACCCATTACGCCTCAGTGGAGCCGGCACGTGAGGAAGTCGATGCCATGCACGGGCCTACCGTCATCGAGTTCGGCACACCTTGGTGCGGCTTCTGCATCGATGCCCAGCCGAAGCTCGACATGGCGCTCTCCGCCTACCCAGACGTACGTCACCTCAAGATCGAGGATGGGCGCGGGCGCCGACTGGGGCGTTCGTTCAGGGTCAAGCTGTGGCCGACGCTGATCTTTATGAGCAATGGTGAGGAGGTAACGCGGGTCGTGCGGCCGGCCAGCGCGGAGGCAGTTCGCCTGGCGCTCGAGAGAATTGCCGATTGA
- a CDS encoding TrkA family potassium uptake protein has translation MSRQFAILGLGYFGVTVAEELRHRHHQVLGVDPDEARVNALSDLLSHAMVADITDEQALSELSLDAYDAVIIDPNDNIEASMTCTLLAREQGAREIWVKAHSDTHYRLLKHLGADHVVYPEFDSGMRVAESLHYHAMLDYIDLGDRHFVVDLEVTQRLCSEFATVDDLELSKLDLSLIAIKRGHELLKSPEGNTSLEEHDHLVLIGNLDDLRTLGRKR, from the coding sequence ATGTCTCGGCAATTCGCCATTCTGGGGTTGGGCTATTTCGGCGTGACCGTTGCCGAGGAGTTGCGTCACCGCCATCACCAGGTGCTGGGGGTCGACCCTGACGAGGCGCGCGTCAATGCCCTGTCCGATCTGCTCAGCCATGCCATGGTCGCCGATATTACCGATGAGCAGGCACTTTCCGAGCTCTCGCTGGATGCCTATGACGCCGTGATCATCGACCCCAACGACAATATCGAAGCGAGCATGACCTGCACTTTGCTGGCCCGGGAGCAGGGGGCGCGTGAGATCTGGGTCAAGGCGCACTCGGATACCCACTATCGTCTGCTCAAGCATCTGGGCGCCGACCATGTCGTCTATCCCGAATTCGACAGTGGCATGCGCGTGGCGGAGAGCCTCCACTATCATGCCATGCTCGATTACATCGATCTGGGCGATCGCCACTTCGTCGTCGACCTGGAGGTGACACAGCGGCTGTGCAGCGAATTCGCGACCGTCGATGACCTCGAGCTGAGCAAGCTCGACCTCTCGCTCATCGCCATCAAGCGCGGCCACGAGCTGCTGAAGTCGCCCGAGGGCAATACGTCTCTGGAAGAGCATGATCACCTGGTGCTGATAGGAAACCTGGACGATCTGCGCACGCTGGGCAGGAAGCGCTAG